From one Nothobranchius furzeri strain GRZ-AD chromosome 2, NfurGRZ-RIMD1, whole genome shotgun sequence genomic stretch:
- the LOC139061990 gene encoding uncharacterized protein has product MSSAQSLREVIRERLTAAAAEIFSEFEKTIVRYEEEIDRQRRLLEISWKPQINLHRIELPLHYVRTDEEVLTDQQLWNQERTSSLEQEQAEPLQERPEPPQMKVEQDEPEPLQIVKQEELCISQDEEQCVLKQETVTSLVTPASEERDHYEAEPDRHQLLLSLFPEAEIRAAAAPGSTELNRKSLLNEDKTEILICVPDKLFPIVRDSFGQLASHTKPSEPKAVYVRFNLLFFFFVGQKVHHPVFQSNLCNFQLTLSSLTILEITGLVDLWAGGRVGHIGKWLLQKVPVEAILVPGWTLSPELLVMY; this is encoded by the exons ATGTCTTCAGCTCAGTCTCTGAGAGAGGTGATCAGAGAAcggctaactgctgctgctgcagaaatcttctccgaGTTTGAAAAAACCATTGTCCGCTACGAGGAAGAGATCGATCGTCAGCGCAGACTGCTGGAGATCAGCTGGAAACCACAGATCAACTTACACAGAATAG AACTCCCACTGCATTATGTCAGGACAGATGAggaggttctgactgaccagcagctctggaaccaggagaggACCTCCAGTTTGGAGCAGGAACAAGCAGAACCTTTACAGGAGAGACCAGAACCTCCACAGATGAAAGTGGAGCAGGATGAGCCAGAACCTTTGCAGATTGTAAAACAAGAGGagctctgcatcagtcaggaTGAAGAGCAGTGTGTACTGAAGCAGGAGACGGTGACCTCCCTTGTGACTCCTGCTAGTGAGGAAAGAGACCACTATGAAGCAGAACCAGACAGACACCAACTCCTTTTGTCACTGTTTCCTGAGGCTGAGATCAGAGCTGCCGCTGCTCCGGGgtcaacag aattaaacaggaagAGTCTG ctgaatgaagataagactgagatcctcatctgtgtcccagacaagctgTTTCCCATAGTCAGAGACTCTttcggtcagcttgcttctcacaccaaaccttcc GAGCCAAAAGCTGTGTACGTGAGGTTCAACTTGCTGTTTTTCTTCTTTGTGGGCCAGAAGGTTCACCATCCTGTTTTTCAGTCCAACTTGTGTAACTTCCAGCTAACCTTGAGTTCTCTGACCATATTGGAGATAACAGggctcgtcgacctctgggctggagggcgCGTTGGCCATATTGGGAAGT ggcttttgcagaaggttcCAGTCGAGGCTATTTTAGTTCcaggctggacgctgtcccccgaGCTGCTGGTGATGTATTGA